From a single Metopolophium dirhodum isolate CAU chromosome 6, ASM1992520v1, whole genome shotgun sequence genomic region:
- the LOC132947185 gene encoding 52 kDa repressor of the inhibitor of the protein kinase-like has product MVFVCMVKGCNNSKKLTMKKCKRFRIPRDELRRKNWLINCSRQDLLGKSTSYHVCSDHFEAQMYRKPDRKVLLPTAVPTDFSMIFKKDTCSTSCRDASISDPLLFKNSVATSTPLKQEESISNSCSSSSSSQSFKETDITELINLGFSREQVIQELKRFIGNKNQAMASLFAKILKF; this is encoded by the exons ATGGTGTTTGTATGCATGGTTAAAGGTTGCAATAATTCTAAGAAGTTGACTATGAAGAAGTGCAAACGGTTTAGGATACCTAGAGATGAATTACG tCGCAAGAATTGGCTGATAAATTGCAGTCGTCAAGATTTATTAGGAAAATCAACATCATATCATGTGTGTTCAGACCATTTCGAGGCCCAAATGTACAGAAAACCTGATCGAAAAGTTTTATTGCCTACTGCTGTTCCTACTGATttct caatGATCTTTAAAAAAGATACTTGCAGTACTTCATGTCGAGATGCTAGTATATCAgatccattattatttaaaaattcagttgCCACAAGTACTCCATTAAAACAAGAGGAGTCAATTTCTAATTCTT GTAGTAGCAGTAGTTCTAGTCAATCATTTAAAGAAACTGATATTACAGAATTAATCAACTTGGGATTTTCTAGAGAGcag gttattCAAGAATTAAAAAGATTCATTGGAAATAAAAATCAAGCAATGGCCTCCttatttgcaaaaatattaaaattttga